The following coding sequences lie in one Mycobacterium sp. Z3061 genomic window:
- the topA gene encoding type I DNA topoisomerase, with product MVDRAPRRASSGRNGSTRRLVIVESPTKARKLAGYLGSNYIVESSRGHIRDLPRAAADVPAKFKSEPWARLGVNVDADFEPLYIISPEKKSTVTELKGLLKDVDELYLATDGDREGEAIAWHLMETLKPRVPVKRMVFHEITEPAILEAAENPRDLDIDLVDAQETRRILDRLYGYEVSPVLWKKVAPKLSAGRVQSVATRIIVQRERDRMAFRSASYWDILARLDASVSDPQAQPPTFAARLTNVDGLRVATGRDFDSLGALRKADEVVVLDEAGATALATNLQGAQLSVASADEKPYTRRPYPPFMTSTLQQEAGRKLRFSSERTMSIAQRLYENGYITYMRTDSTTLSQSAITAARNQARQLYGEEYVSPSPRQYTRKVKNAQEAHEAIRPAGETFATPDAVRRELDGDEFRLYELIWQRTVASQMADARGTTLSLRIEGRAGEQQVVFSASGRTLTFPGFLKAYVETVDELAGGEADDAERRLPNLTPGQRLAAIELTPDGHSTNPPARYTEASLVKALEELGIGRPSTYSSIIKTIQDRGYVYKKGSALVPSWIAFAVIGLLEQHFGRLVDYDFTAAMEDELDAIASGNERRTNWLNNFYFGGDHGVPDSVARSGGLKKLVGVNLEGIDAREVNSIKVFDDAEGRAVYVRVGKNGPYLERTVTGDDGEPTPQRANLNDSLTPDELTLEVAEELFATPQEGRVLGVDPQTGHEIVAKDGRYGPYVTEVLPKSEGDDGGAGAGAKRGKKPTGPKPRTGSLLRTMDLQTVTLEDALKLLSLPRVVGVDPASGEEITAQNGRYGPYLKRGTDSRSLATEDQMFTITLDEALKIYSEPKRSGRQAASAPPLRELGNDPASGKPMVIKDGRFGPYVTDGETNASLRKGDDVLSITDERAAELLADRRARGPVKRTAKKTARKAPAKKAPAKKAAKRS from the coding sequence TTGGTTGACCGGGCCCCCAGGAGGGCTAGCAGCGGCAGAAACGGCAGCACCCGGCGACTCGTGATCGTGGAGTCGCCCACCAAGGCGCGCAAACTCGCCGGTTACCTGGGATCCAATTACATCGTCGAGTCGTCTCGAGGGCACATCCGCGACCTGCCCCGGGCGGCTGCCGACGTGCCCGCGAAGTTCAAATCCGAGCCATGGGCACGGCTGGGGGTGAACGTCGACGCCGACTTCGAACCGCTCTACATCATCAGTCCGGAGAAGAAGAGCACGGTCACTGAGCTGAAAGGCCTGCTCAAGGACGTCGACGAGCTCTACCTGGCGACGGATGGTGACCGTGAGGGCGAAGCGATCGCCTGGCACCTGATGGAGACTCTCAAGCCGCGGGTCCCCGTCAAGCGGATGGTCTTCCACGAGATCACCGAACCGGCCATTCTCGAGGCCGCCGAAAACCCCCGCGACCTGGACATCGACCTGGTCGACGCGCAGGAGACCCGCCGCATCCTGGACCGGCTGTACGGCTACGAGGTCAGTCCGGTGCTGTGGAAGAAGGTGGCGCCCAAACTGTCGGCGGGCCGGGTCCAGTCAGTGGCGACCCGCATCATCGTGCAGCGCGAACGCGACCGGATGGCTTTCCGCAGCGCGTCCTACTGGGACATCCTGGCCAGGCTGGACGCCAGCGTGTCCGATCCGCAGGCGCAACCGCCCACCTTCGCCGCGCGCCTGACCAACGTGGACGGCCTTCGGGTCGCCACCGGCCGCGACTTCGACTCACTGGGCGCCCTGCGCAAGGCCGACGAAGTCGTCGTGCTCGACGAGGCGGGCGCGACGGCGCTGGCCACCAACCTGCAGGGTGCGCAGCTCAGCGTCGCCTCGGCCGACGAGAAGCCGTACACCCGCCGTCCGTACCCGCCGTTCATGACGTCGACGCTGCAGCAGGAGGCCGGCCGCAAGCTCCGGTTCTCCTCCGAACGCACGATGAGCATCGCGCAGCGGCTGTACGAGAACGGCTACATCACTTATATGCGTACCGACTCAACGACCCTGTCGCAGTCGGCCATCACCGCCGCCCGCAACCAGGCGCGGCAGCTCTACGGCGAGGAGTACGTGTCGCCGTCGCCGCGCCAGTACACCCGCAAGGTGAAGAACGCCCAGGAGGCGCACGAGGCCATCCGGCCCGCCGGCGAGACGTTCGCGACCCCGGATGCCGTGCGCCGCGAGCTCGACGGTGACGAGTTCCGGCTCTACGAGCTGATCTGGCAGCGCACCGTGGCCTCGCAGATGGCCGATGCGCGGGGCACCACGCTGAGCCTGCGGATCGAAGGCCGCGCCGGTGAGCAGCAGGTGGTGTTCTCCGCGTCCGGGCGCACGCTGACCTTCCCGGGCTTCCTCAAGGCTTACGTGGAAACCGTCGACGAACTGGCGGGAGGCGAGGCCGACGACGCCGAGCGCCGGCTGCCCAACCTGACGCCGGGGCAGCGGCTGGCCGCCATCGAGCTGACACCGGACGGCCACTCCACCAACCCGCCCGCGCGCTACACCGAGGCGTCGCTGGTGAAGGCGCTCGAGGAGCTGGGCATCGGCCGCCCGTCCACCTACTCGTCCATCATCAAGACCATTCAGGACCGCGGCTACGTGTACAAGAAGGGCAGCGCCCTGGTGCCGTCCTGGATCGCCTTCGCGGTGATCGGGTTGCTGGAACAGCATTTCGGCCGGCTGGTCGACTACGACTTCACCGCGGCGATGGAGGACGAGCTCGACGCTATCGCCTCCGGCAATGAGCGACGTACCAACTGGCTCAACAACTTCTATTTCGGCGGCGACCACGGGGTGCCCGACTCGGTGGCCCGCTCCGGCGGCCTGAAGAAGCTCGTCGGTGTCAACCTTGAAGGTATCGACGCTCGAGAAGTCAACTCCATCAAGGTGTTTGACGACGCCGAGGGCCGCGCCGTCTACGTGCGCGTCGGCAAGAACGGGCCGTATCTGGAACGCACGGTGACCGGTGACGATGGTGAACCGACCCCGCAACGGGCCAACCTCAACGACTCGCTGACTCCCGACGAGCTGACCCTGGAAGTGGCAGAGGAGCTTTTCGCCACTCCCCAGGAGGGACGGGTACTGGGCGTGGACCCGCAGACGGGCCACGAGATCGTCGCCAAGGACGGCCGATACGGGCCGTACGTCACCGAGGTGCTGCCGAAGTCCGAGGGCGACGACGGCGGCGCCGGGGCCGGGGCGAAGCGAGGCAAGAAGCCCACCGGACCCAAGCCGCGCACCGGTTCGTTGTTGCGCACCATGGACCTTCAGACGGTGACTCTCGAGGACGCGCTGAAGCTGCTGTCGCTGCCGCGGGTGGTCGGTGTAGACCCCGCCTCCGGCGAGGAGATCACCGCCCAGAACGGGCGCTACGGCCCATATCTGAAGCGCGGCACCGATTCTCGTTCCCTGGCGACCGAGGATCAGATGTTCACCATCACCCTCGACGAAGCGCTCAAGATCTACTCCGAGCCCAAACGTTCGGGGCGCCAGGCGGCTTCGGCGCCTCCGCTGCGTGAGCTGGGCAACGACCCGGCTTCGGGCAAGCCGATGGTGATCAAGGACGGCCGTTTCGGCCCGTATGTCACCGACGGCGAAACCAACGCGAGCCTGCGTAAGGGCGATGACGTCCTGTCGATCACCGACGAGCGGGCTGCCGAGTTGCTGGCCGACCGGCGGGCCCGCGGGCCGGTGAAACGCACCGCGAAGAAGACCGCCCGCAAGGCTCCGGCGAAGAAGGCTCCGGCCAAGAAGGCCGCGAAGCGGAGCTAG
- the cspA gene encoding cold shock protein CspA, with protein sequence MPQGTVKWFNAEKGFGFIAPEDGSADVFVHYTEIQGTGFRTLEENQKVEFEIGHSPKGPQATGVRSL encoded by the coding sequence ATGCCACAGGGAACTGTGAAGTGGTTCAACGCGGAGAAGGGCTTCGGCTTCATCGCCCCCGAAGATGGATCCGCGGATGTGTTTGTCCACTACACGGAGATCCAGGGGACGGGCTTCCGCACCCTCGAAGAAAACCAGAAGGTCGAGTTCGAGATCGGCCACAGCCCTAAGGGCCCCCAGGCCACCGGAGTCCGCTCGCTCTGA
- a CDS encoding DEAD/DEAH box helicase — protein sequence MVSFGSELLAAALAGTAVDEQPLRHTAELPPRPGRPQGWPDWARPEVVRAFTDRGIAAPWSHQVRAAELAHAGRHVVVSTGTASGKSLAYQLPVLNALASDPRARVLYLSPTKALGHDQLRAAQALVTAAALTDVAPTAYDGDSPTEVRRFARERSRWIFSNPDMIHLSILRNHARWAVLLRGLKFVVVDECHYYRGVFGSNVAMVLRRLLRLCARYSSYPTVVFASATTDSPGTTATELIGQPVTEVTEDGSPQGARTVALWEPPLLTDLVGENGAPVRRSAGAEASRVMADLMVEGAQTLTFVRSRRAAELTALGAQARLSDTAPQLVSTVASYRAGYLAEDRKALENALAEGRLRGVATTNALELGVDIAGLDAVVLAGFPGTVASFWQQAGRSGRRGQGALVVLIARDDPLDTYLVHHPSALLDKPVERVVIDPRNPYILGPQLLCAATELPLEEAEVRSLDAVEVAEGLVDDGLLKRRGSRYFPAPGMEPHGAVDIRGSIGGQIVIVESDTGRLLGNTGVGQAPASIHPGAVYLHQGESYVVDSLDLEEGIAFVHSEDPGYATFAREVTDIAVTGQGERAVFGPVNLGLVPVTVTHQVVGYLRRRGNGEVIDFVELSMPRHSLPTMAVMYTIEPEALERNGIELPRVPGSLHAAEHAAIGLLPLVASCDRGDIGGLSTALGPDGLPTVFVYDGHPGGAGFAERGFRRADTWLGATAAAIQACECPHGCPSCVQSPKCGNGNDPLDKAGAVQVLHLVLGALGRSE from the coding sequence ATGGTGAGTTTCGGCAGTGAGCTGCTTGCCGCCGCGCTTGCCGGTACCGCGGTCGACGAGCAACCGCTGCGGCACACCGCCGAACTGCCGCCCCGCCCCGGCCGGCCACAGGGCTGGCCGGACTGGGCACGGCCCGAGGTGGTGCGCGCATTCACCGACCGGGGAATCGCAGCGCCGTGGTCGCATCAGGTGCGGGCGGCCGAGCTGGCGCACGCCGGTCGTCATGTGGTGGTCAGCACCGGCACCGCGTCGGGCAAGTCGCTGGCTTATCAGCTGCCGGTGCTCAACGCCCTGGCCAGTGATCCGCGGGCCCGGGTGCTCTATCTGTCCCCCACCAAGGCGCTGGGCCACGATCAATTGCGCGCCGCCCAGGCGTTGGTCACCGCCGCTGCCCTGACCGACGTCGCGCCCACTGCCTACGACGGCGACAGCCCCACCGAAGTGCGGCGCTTCGCCCGCGAGCGCTCGCGCTGGATCTTCTCCAATCCCGACATGATCCACCTGTCGATCCTGCGCAACCACGCCCGGTGGGCGGTGCTGTTACGCGGCCTGAAGTTCGTGGTGGTCGACGAATGTCATTACTACCGAGGTGTTTTCGGTTCCAACGTAGCGATGGTGCTGCGTCGCCTGTTACGACTGTGCGCGCGTTATTCGTCCTACCCGACTGTCGTCTTCGCAAGCGCCACAACAGATTCCCCCGGTACCACGGCGACCGAGCTGATCGGCCAGCCGGTGACCGAGGTCACCGAGGACGGCTCGCCCCAGGGGGCCCGCACCGTCGCCTTGTGGGAGCCGCCCCTGCTGACCGACCTGGTGGGCGAGAACGGGGCCCCGGTTCGACGATCCGCGGGGGCCGAGGCATCCCGGGTGATGGCCGACCTGATGGTCGAGGGCGCCCAGACTTTGACGTTCGTGCGGTCGCGACGGGCGGCAGAACTGACGGCGCTCGGCGCACAAGCGCGCCTGAGTGACACGGCGCCACAATTGGTTTCGACGGTGGCATCCTACCGCGCCGGATACCTGGCCGAGGACCGCAAGGCGCTGGAGAACGCATTGGCCGAAGGCCGGCTGCGGGGGGTGGCCACCACCAATGCGCTGGAGCTCGGAGTCGACATCGCGGGCCTGGACGCGGTGGTGCTGGCCGGGTTTCCCGGAACGGTCGCGTCGTTCTGGCAGCAGGCCGGGCGCTCGGGGCGGCGCGGCCAGGGTGCGCTGGTGGTGCTCATCGCCCGCGACGACCCGTTGGACACCTACCTCGTGCACCACCCGTCCGCGTTGCTGGACAAGCCGGTCGAACGCGTCGTCATCGACCCGCGCAACCCCTACATCCTGGGTCCGCAGCTGCTCTGCGCGGCAACCGAACTGCCGCTCGAGGAGGCCGAGGTACGGTCGCTGGACGCGGTGGAGGTCGCCGAGGGACTGGTTGACGACGGACTGCTGAAACGGCGGGGCAGCAGGTATTTTCCGGCGCCGGGGATGGAACCCCATGGCGCGGTTGATATTCGGGGTTCCATCGGTGGTCAGATCGTGATCGTCGAATCCGACACCGGGCGCCTGCTGGGCAACACCGGCGTCGGGCAGGCTCCGGCCTCCATCCATCCGGGCGCGGTCTATCTGCACCAGGGCGAGAGCTACGTCGTCGACTCTCTCGATCTCGAGGAGGGCATCGCGTTCGTCCACTCCGAGGATCCCGGATACGCCACGTTCGCGCGGGAGGTCACCGACATCGCGGTGACCGGGCAGGGCGAGCGTGCCGTCTTCGGGCCGGTCAACCTGGGCCTGGTGCCGGTAACCGTCACCCATCAAGTGGTCGGGTATCTGCGCCGGCGCGGAAACGGCGAAGTGATCGACTTCGTCGAACTCAGCATGCCGCGGCATTCGCTGCCGACGATGGCGGTGATGTACACCATCGAACCGGAGGCATTGGAGCGCAACGGCATTGAGTTACCGCGCGTGCCGGGTTCGCTGCACGCCGCAGAACATGCCGCCATCGGACTGCTGCCGTTGGTGGCAAGTTGCGACCGCGGAGATATCGGCGGGCTGTCGACCGCGCTCGGCCCAGACGGTCTGCCGACGGTGTTCGTCTACGACGGCCATCCGGGCGGGGCGGGGTTCGCCGAACGCGGCTTCCGCCGGGCCGACACCTGGCTGGGGGCCACCGCCGCGGCGATCCAGGCGTGCGAATGCCCGCACGGTTGCCCTTCGTGTGTGCAGTCACCCAAGTGCGGCAACGGCAACGATCCGCTGGACAAGGCGGGTGCGGTGCAGGTGCTGCACCTGGTGCTGGGTGCGCTCGGTCGGTCTGAGTAA
- a CDS encoding PE family protein, giving the protein MSYVLAGTEAVAAAATDASRIGSSLLSANAAAASATTSVVAAGADEISAALAELFSGHGRAYQRLSAQLMTFHDQFVQTLNSSADSYARAEAANVSPLQSVLDAVNAPIQAATGRPLIGNGANAAPGSGLDGGDGGWLIGSGGAGGAGAPNTSQNGGKGGSAGLIGAGGAGGAGGTSAMPGGGAGGVGGNGGNGGWLWGSGGAGGAGAMAGGGGYGGNGGAGGAGGLFGGGGAGGTGGQGSYDNGGTGGAGGAGGLLSGLVGASGGNGGAGGYSGASGGAGGAGGAGGLVAGSGGSGGAGGYGGNGGVGGAGGNAGQLFGHGGAGGQGGDAITNAGRGGAGGNAGLLFSTGGAGGDGGSSYFNGGGAGGSGGSGGLIGFGGSGGAGGFGGGGVWGYGGPGGTGGDGGHGGLLFGNGGAGGAGGEGGIGNAGNGGNGGNAVLIGNGGNAGTGTVVGTGGTGGTVLGLDGFNALPSGDPAHSVQQQILRAINAPVQSLTGRPLIGNGTPGAAGSGADGTAGGWLLGDGGAGGAAESGSGLNGGAGGAAGLFGTGGNGGSGAAPPTGTGGTGGAGGSGGWISGNGGIGGMGGGGHNFLGGVGGIGGVGGAGGAGGLFGAGGRGGVGGLCLTGIGIGGTGGAGGTGGLLGPLSGGGAGGDAGFGISSGGIGGRGGDAGLLGGSGGAGGFGGPGENEAGGAGGAGGNGSLVFGDGGAGGAGGSTHGPEFKPGGAGGNGGAGARLFGSGGAGGAGGNTYLQKGGVGGAGGAAGLLGGGGAGAAGGFGISDQSGDGGKGGAGGTWLGFGGAGGAGGPASRSIGGIGGPGGAAGWFGGGGNGGNGGTGNIIGLAGIGGAGGKAWGQAGLDGLS; this is encoded by the coding sequence ATGTCGTACGTATTGGCTGGCACAGAGGCGGTGGCGGCAGCAGCAACTGACGCGTCGCGGATCGGTTCGTCGCTGCTGTCGGCGAACGCGGCGGCAGCGTCCGCGACAACGTCGGTGGTGGCCGCGGGCGCCGATGAGATCTCCGCGGCGCTGGCCGAGCTGTTTTCCGGGCATGGGCGGGCCTATCAACGGCTGAGCGCGCAGCTGATGACGTTTCACGACCAGTTCGTGCAGACCCTCAATTCGAGTGCCGACAGTTACGCCAGAGCCGAGGCGGCCAATGTCTCGCCACTTCAGTCGGTGCTGGACGCCGTCAACGCGCCGATTCAGGCGGCCACCGGCCGACCACTGATCGGCAACGGCGCGAACGCGGCCCCCGGCAGCGGGCTCGATGGCGGGGACGGCGGGTGGCTGATCGGCAGTGGCGGTGCCGGTGGGGCCGGCGCGCCCAATACCAGTCAGAACGGCGGCAAAGGTGGTTCAGCCGGCCTGATCGGCGCCGGCGGCGCCGGGGGTGCGGGGGGCACTTCCGCGATGCCTGGTGGCGGGGCCGGCGGGGTCGGCGGGAACGGCGGGAACGGCGGGTGGCTCTGGGGCAGCGGGGGTGCCGGCGGAGCCGGCGCGATGGCCGGCGGTGGCGGCTACGGCGGCAATGGCGGCGCCGGCGGGGCAGGCGGGTTGTTCGGTGGCGGCGGGGCCGGCGGTACCGGCGGGCAAGGCAGCTACGACAACGGTGGGACCGGCGGCGCGGGCGGCGCCGGCGGACTACTCTCCGGGCTGGTAGGAGCCAGCGGCGGAAACGGCGGTGCCGGCGGTTACAGCGGCGCCAGCGGGGGCGCCGGGGGCGCCGGAGGCGCCGGCGGGTTAGTCGCCGGGTCCGGCGGGTCGGGCGGGGCCGGCGGTTACGGCGGCAACGGCGGCGTCGGCGGCGCGGGCGGAAACGCAGGTCAGCTGTTCGGCCACGGTGGTGCCGGCGGGCAGGGCGGTGACGCGATCACGAATGCTGGCCGGGGCGGTGCCGGCGGCAATGCCGGGCTGCTGTTCTCCACCGGGGGCGCCGGCGGCGACGGCGGATCCAGCTACTTCAATGGCGGCGGTGCCGGCGGGTCCGGCGGCAGCGGCGGTCTGATCGGCTTCGGCGGAAGCGGCGGCGCCGGCGGCTTCGGCGGCGGGGGCGTGTGGGGATATGGCGGCCCGGGTGGCACAGGTGGTGACGGTGGCCACGGTGGCCTGCTGTTCGGCAACGGCGGCGCCGGCGGCGCCGGTGGCGAGGGTGGCATCGGCAACGCCGGCAACGGCGGCAATGGCGGCAACGCGGTACTGATCGGCAACGGCGGCAATGCTGGCACCGGTACGGTCGTCGGCACCGGCGGTACCGGTGGGACGGTGCTGGGTCTGGACGGCTTCAACGCCTTGCCCAGTGGCGACCCGGCGCACAGCGTGCAGCAGCAGATACTCCGCGCGATCAACGCGCCCGTTCAGTCGCTGACCGGACGCCCGTTGATCGGCAACGGCACACCAGGTGCGGCGGGTAGCGGGGCTGACGGCACTGCCGGCGGATGGCTGCTCGGTGACGGCGGCGCCGGCGGCGCCGCAGAGAGTGGCAGCGGACTCAACGGCGGCGCGGGCGGGGCCGCAGGACTGTTCGGCACCGGAGGCAACGGTGGGAGCGGCGCTGCGCCTCCGACCGGCACCGGCGGAACGGGCGGCGCCGGCGGCTCCGGTGGATGGATTTCCGGCAACGGCGGAATCGGCGGCATGGGTGGAGGTGGGCACAACTTCCTCGGTGGGGTCGGCGGCATCGGTGGGGTCGGGGGCGCCGGCGGCGCCGGCGGCCTGTTCGGCGCCGGTGGACGGGGTGGCGTTGGCGGCCTATGCCTCACTGGAATCGGCATCGGTGGCACCGGCGGGGCCGGTGGAACGGGCGGGCTGCTCGGCCCACTGTCCGGCGGTGGCGCCGGCGGCGACGCGGGGTTCGGTATCAGCTCGGGCGGCATCGGCGGCAGGGGCGGCGATGCCGGGCTGCTGGGCGGCTCGGGTGGTGCCGGCGGGTTCGGTGGGCCCGGAGAGAACGAAGCGGGCGGGGCCGGCGGGGCCGGCGGCAACGGCAGTCTGGTTTTCGGCGACGGCGGGGCCGGCGGTGCGGGTGGGTCGACGCACGGACCCGAGTTCAAACCCGGTGGTGCCGGCGGCAACGGCGGCGCCGGTGCGCGGCTGTTCGGCAGTGGTGGCGCCGGCGGCGCCGGCGGAAACACTTATCTCCAGAAAGGCGGCGTCGGTGGCGCCGGCGGCGCCGCCGGTCTGCTCGGGGGCGGCGGCGCCGGCGCGGCCGGTGGCTTCGGCATCTCTGATCAGTCCGGTGACGGCGGTAAGGGCGGGGCCGGCGGGACGTGGTTGGGCTTCGGCGGCGCCGGCGGCGCCGGCGGTCCGGCCAGCCGCTCCATCGGAGGAATCGGCGGGCCCGGCGGGGCTGCCGGGTGGTTCGGCGGCGGCGGCAACGGCGGAAATGGCGGGACCGGCAACATCATCGGATTGGCCGGCATCGGGGGCGCCGGCGGCAAGGCGTGGGGTCAGGCCGGGCTGGACGGGTTGTCTTGA
- a CDS encoding PE domain-containing protein, which translates to MSFVNAAPDRLVAAARNLAGIGSTLSASNATAAAPTLAVSAAASDQVSAAVAAFFSGHAQGYQALSAQAAKFHNQFVQALSADANAYASAESANAAQIRQGLGAVPDATPVGAGETVKAATPAPPVPSGIAPAADAIRGRTANPRAGTAVAPVGGTAPKGQGTGSSTEGGTPGGNCGSGGLLLRAAMVGEPAAGWSASAVRTGASGGLLSRLVDSDGANDRSGAGARNGVWLDGIRGAGLVDGANGAAVTRRGSGSGGLSAGRIGPQQ; encoded by the coding sequence ATGTCGTTTGTGAACGCGGCGCCCGACCGCTTGGTAGCAGCCGCTCGCAATCTTGCCGGTATCGGTTCTACGCTCAGTGCTTCCAATGCAACCGCGGCGGCCCCGACATTGGCCGTCTCAGCCGCCGCGAGCGACCAGGTATCGGCCGCAGTCGCTGCGTTCTTCTCGGGGCATGCCCAGGGTTATCAGGCTCTCAGTGCCCAGGCCGCGAAATTCCACAACCAGTTCGTCCAGGCACTCAGCGCCGACGCGAATGCTTACGCGTCGGCCGAGTCGGCCAACGCCGCGCAAATACGTCAAGGCCTCGGTGCCGTACCGGACGCCACCCCGGTTGGCGCCGGTGAAACGGTCAAGGCGGCTACCCCGGCGCCCCCGGTCCCCAGCGGAATCGCGCCCGCTGCCGATGCGATCCGCGGCCGCACCGCAAATCCACGTGCTGGCACAGCGGTTGCGCCGGTAGGCGGTACTGCCCCCAAGGGCCAGGGCACCGGCTCGTCCACCGAAGGCGGTACGCCCGGCGGGAACTGCGGCAGCGGTGGACTGTTACTTCGCGCCGCGATGGTGGGCGAACCTGCCGCCGGTTGGTCGGCGAGTGCTGTCAGAACCGGCGCTTCAGGAGGACTGCTGAGCCGGTTGGTCGACTCCGACGGCGCAAACGACCGGTCCGGCGCCGGCGCGCGCAACGGCGTTTGGCTCGACGGCATCCGCGGCGCCGGTCTGGTGGACGGCGCGAACGGGGCGGCCGTCACCCGGCGCGGCTCCGGCTCCGGCGGATTGTCAGCCGGCCGAATCGGCCCGCAACAATAA
- a CDS encoding PAS domain-containing protein: MSHDWLLVETLGDEPAVVAQGRQLKNLVPITNFLRRSPNLAAVKTAIAESVQTGQALTSITPKSDRVIRTEPVMMSDGRMHGVHVWTGPIDEEPPERPVVGPLKWDLTCGVATDTPESLANSGKNAEAEVTYGRAFAEDLPSRELNPNETKVLAMAVKAEPGQTLCSNWDLTDWEGNPIRIGFTARSALEPGPDGRDHLVARAMNWRAERKGPPVVADDLAQRILNGLAQAGVHRALVDLKNWTLLKWLDEPCSFYDWRGNEGKQRVHPDDEAVLRSMTQEFADGATSRVLRLPGNDTEWVPVHVTVNRVELEPETFAGLISLRLPTEEEVAAAGFSTD, from the coding sequence ATGAGCCACGACTGGTTGCTCGTGGAGACGCTGGGGGACGAACCCGCCGTCGTAGCGCAGGGACGGCAACTCAAGAACCTCGTACCGATCACCAACTTTCTGCGCCGCAGCCCCAATCTTGCGGCCGTCAAGACGGCTATTGCCGAGTCGGTGCAAACCGGACAGGCGCTGACCAGCATCACCCCCAAGAGCGACCGGGTTATCCGCACCGAACCGGTGATGATGTCGGACGGCCGCATGCACGGCGTGCACGTGTGGACCGGACCGATCGACGAGGAACCGCCTGAGCGACCCGTCGTGGGCCCGTTGAAGTGGGACCTGACGTGCGGAGTGGCCACCGATACGCCGGAGTCACTGGCCAACAGTGGTAAGAACGCCGAGGCCGAGGTCACCTACGGCAGAGCCTTCGCCGAGGACCTGCCATCCCGGGAGCTCAACCCCAACGAAACCAAAGTCCTGGCCATGGCGGTAAAGGCCGAGCCGGGCCAAACACTGTGCAGTAATTGGGATCTCACGGACTGGGAGGGAAATCCCATCCGCATCGGCTTCACCGCCCGCAGCGCGCTGGAGCCGGGACCCGACGGCCGTGACCACTTGGTGGCCCGCGCGATGAACTGGCGCGCAGAACGCAAAGGCCCGCCGGTCGTCGCCGACGACCTGGCCCAGCGGATACTCAACGGCCTGGCGCAGGCGGGCGTGCACCGCGCGCTCGTCGACCTCAAGAACTGGACGTTGCTGAAATGGCTGGACGAGCCGTGCTCGTTCTACGACTGGCGCGGCAATGAGGGCAAGCAACGCGTCCATCCTGATGACGAAGCTGTATTGCGCTCGATGACACAGGAATTCGCCGACGGCGCGACCAGTCGAGTGCTTCGGCTGCCGGGCAATGACACCGAGTGGGTGCCGGTACACGTCACCGTCAACAGGGTGGAACTGGAACCCGAAACCTTCGCCGGGCTCATCTCACTGCGGTTGCCGACTGAGGAAGAAGTCGCTGCGGCGGGATTTTCGACGGACTAG
- a CDS encoding Rv3654c family TadE-like protein, whose translation MVAVAAVAVLLFVTAAGVYLGSVVAARHRAQAAADLGALAGAAALPQGVSVACARTTSVVRQMRVRDVECTVQDLDVVVSVEVAVPAVGAARAAARAGPAR comes from the coding sequence GTGGTCGCCGTTGCCGCGGTCGCTGTATTGCTGTTCGTCACGGCCGCGGGGGTCTACCTCGGGTCGGTGGTGGCGGCGCGTCATCGGGCGCAGGCGGCGGCCGACCTCGGTGCCCTGGCCGGGGCCGCCGCGCTGCCGCAAGGGGTTTCGGTGGCCTGTGCGCGCACGACGTCCGTCGTCCGCCAGATGCGGGTTCGCGATGTGGAGTGCACGGTGCAAGACCTCGACGTGGTCGTGAGCGTCGAAGTGGCCGTGCCTGCGGTGGGCGCCGCGCGGGCCGCTGCGCGGGCGGGACCGGCGCGCTGA
- a CDS encoding TadE family type IV pilus minor pilin: MAISALVVVLVLCLAGLTAVSMQVRCIDAAREAARLAARGDHRNAVAVARQMAPPGAQVRLEHQGGYLVATVVARSKLLPALDIAARAVSAEEPG, encoded by the coding sequence TTGGCGATCTCTGCCTTGGTGGTGGTGCTCGTGCTGTGCCTGGCCGGGCTCACCGCGGTGTCGATGCAGGTGCGCTGTATCGACGCGGCACGTGAAGCGGCCCGCTTGGCGGCGCGCGGCGACCACCGCAACGCCGTGGCAGTGGCGCGACAAATGGCGCCACCGGGTGCGCAGGTTCGGCTGGAGCATCAAGGTGGTTATCTGGTCGCTACCGTCGTGGCGCGGTCAAAGCTGTTGCCTGCGCTGGATATCGCCGCCAGAGCGGTATCGGCCGAGGAGCCGGGATGA
- a CDS encoding DUF4244 domain-containing protein, with protein MLMRNTFRVIAARLTMLASDESGMSTVEYAIGTIAAAAFGAILYTVVTGDSVVSALNHIIGRALSTKV; from the coding sequence ATGTTGATGCGCAACACGTTTCGGGTGATCGCGGCGCGGCTGACGATGCTGGCGAGCGACGAGTCCGGCATGTCTACGGTCGAGTACGCCATCGGCACGATTGCGGCCGCGGCGTTCGGGGCGATCCTGTACACGGTCGTAACCGGCGACTCGGTTGTGTCCGCGCTCAACCACATCATCGGTCGTGCGCTGAGCACCAAGGTCTAG